One genomic window of Salvelinus alpinus chromosome 9, SLU_Salpinus.1, whole genome shotgun sequence includes the following:
- the LOC139530816 gene encoding dihydrolipoyllysine-residue succinyltransferase component of 2-oxoglutarate dehydrogenase complex, mitochondrial-like, whose protein sequence is MLSSSRCLSRNFGRSLSVIRQGINVSARRAVPGLSASCSVTVNNPTKCEARSSVFQIRYFKTSVACRNEVITVKTPAFAESVTEGDVRWEKAVGDSVKEDEVVCEIETDKTSVQVPSPAAGVIEELLVLDGEKVEGGQALFKLRKGAVAAQAAEAPAVAAPPPPHAAATTPSPAPSAVGPIPTTMPPVPPVPGAAISATPVSAIKPTAAPAAPAAVTDGGGKPVRTEHRVKMNRMRLRISQRLKEAQNTCAMLTTFNEVDMSNISEMRKAYKDAFLKKHNIKLGFMSAFVKASAYALMEQPAVNGVIDDTTKEIVYRDYVDISVAVATPKGLVVPVIRGVEGMNFADIEKTINELGEKARKNELAVEDMDGGTFTISNGGVFGSMFGTPIINPPQSAILGMHGIFERPVAIGGKVEIRPMMYVALTYDHRLIDGREAVTFLRKIKTVVEDPRVLLLDM, encoded by the exons atgTTATCCTCCTCCCGGTGTCTCAGCCGGAATTTCGGacgttctctctctgtcattcgtCAG GGAATCAATGTGTCTGCACGGCGGGCTGTGCCAG GATTGTCAGCTAGCTGTAGTGTCACTGTCAACAACCCTAC gAAATGTGAAGCCAGGTCCAGTGTCTTCCAAATCAGATACTTCAAGACATCTGTAGCTTGCA GGAATGAAGTCATCACAGTAAAGACACCTGCATTTGCAGAGTCTGTCACAGAGGGGGATGTGAGGTGGGAGAAAG CGGTTGGTGATTCTGTCAAAGAGGATGAGGTGGTTTGTGAAATTGAGACGGACAAG ACGTCCGTGCAGGTGCCGTCTCCTGCTGCTGGGGTGATTGAGGAGCTGCTGGTCCTTGATGGGGAGAAGGTCGAGGGAGGACAGGCTCTCTTCAAACTCCGGAAAGGAG CTGTTGCTGCCCAAGCTGCAGAGGCCCCAGCAGTAGCagctcctccacccccccatGCTGCTGCCACAACTCCCTCCCCTGCTCCCTCTGCAGTGGGCCCCATCCCTACCACTATGCCCCCAGTGCCACCCGTCCCAGGAGCTGCCATCTCTGCCACACCAG TTTCAGCCATCAAACCCACTGCTGCTCCTGCTGCCCCAGCCGCTGTCACAGATGGAGGGGGTAAACCAGTCAGGACAGAGCACAGG GTGAAGATGAACCGTATGCGTCTGAGAATCTCCCAGAGACTGAAGGAAGCCCAGAACACCTGCGCTATGTTGACAACATTTAATGAGGTCgacatgag CAACATCAGTGAGATGAGGAAGGCCTACAAAGACGCTTTCCTGAAGAAACACAACATCAAGCTGGGCTTCATGTCTGCATTTGTCAAGGCTTCAGCATACGCTCTGATGGAACAGCCTGCCGTCAACGGAG TCATTGACGACACAACCAAAGAGATTGTGTACAGGGACTACGTGGACATCAGTGTGGCTGTAGCAACACCAAAG GGCTTGGTGGTGCCTGTCATCCGTGGAGTGGAGGGAATGAACTTCGCTGACATTGAGAAGACCATCAACGAGCTGGGGGAGAAG GCCCGTAAGAATGAGCTGGCCGTGGAGGACATGGATGGAGGAACCTTCACCATCAGCAACGGTGGCGTGTTTGGATCCATGTTTGGCACGCCCATCATCAACCCTCCACAGTCTGCCATCCTGGGAATGCATGGTATCTTCGAGAGGCCAGTGGCCATCGGGGGCAAG GTGGAGATCCGCCCCATGATGTATGTGGCTCTGACGTACGACCATCGCCTCATCGACGGCAGAGAGGCGGTCACCTTCCTGCGTAAGATCAAGACTGTGGTAGAAGATCCCAGAGTGCTGCTACTGGACATGTGA